TCGGATACCTAACCTAATTTGGAGGGGGGCGAAAACAATTGTTCGATAGAGCGCGGGGGCGGGTGGAACCGGGGCGGATTGAACTTCACGCAGCGGTTCGCATGCAAAACTTTAGCGACAGGTCAAACCAGCATTCTAACCTAAGTCGACAACAAGTCCCCTAATCCTTTATAGGGAACTGTCGATAAACGACCAATCGCCGATCGGGGCAACTCGGATTCGAATCGGCGATGCGACCTGCAGATCCAATGGCTCGCTCAACGCAGAAGGGGGCCCGAACGGCCGATTCCGCAATTTGACAGCGCTCGCGGCGTGACGTAGAGAATTATACCGAGTGTTGTGCGAACCGATCCAATCTTGACCTGCGAATGGCCAAGAAATGCGTCTTTACGCCGCACACGGCTAGCGTGCGGAGAACAATGCACCATTAGTAGGTATCAGCAACGGTTGTGAGGCATGGGAATTGAATTGGTTGCGTTGATCGCACTCAGCTGCGGCTGCTCTGGGCTGCTGTGTGGGTGGTTGCTGCGAGATCCGGGATGCAGCACTCCGCAACCGGGACGTGCAGCGGATGCGGAAAAGAATCGGACCGAACGCGATCGGTTGGAAAAAATCGCCGCCCAGCTTCGGAAGGTGACGACCAGCGTGGCCGCCGAAGTCGATGCCCATCAAACAAAAATCCAAGCCGTCTCGGACAGTTTGACCGATTCGGAAGATTCGTCCGACCAAGATCAAGTTTACGATGCGGTCACCAGCCTGATCGCCGCCAACGCGCTGATGCAGCAGCAATTGGGCGAGGCGCAAAATCAGATTCGCAGCCAGGCGCAAGCGATCGAGACGGCCGAGGAACTGGCGCTGACCGATGGGCTAACTGGCCTGAACAATCGCCGTGCCCTCGACCGCCAGATGAAAGAACGGCACGCTTTGGGCGACACCGTCGCCAATCCGACCACTTTCATGCTGATCGACGTCGATCACTTCAAGAACTTCAACGATCTGCATGGTCACTTGACCGGCGACGAAGTCCTCAAGCATGTCGGTCGCCTGCTGACCACCAGTCTCTCGGATGTCGGCTTTGTCGCCCGTTACGGCGGCGAGGAGTTCGCCGTCTTGTTTAACGATATGAAAGTCGCGGAGATCAAAGACCGCGCCGACAAGGTTCGCGAGACGTTTGGCGAACAAGAGTTCTTCGTCGATGACCAGTGCCTGCAAGTCACCGCCAGCGCCGGCCTGGCCCAGCTGGAACCGGGCGAGACGATCGAATCGTGGATCGAACGGGCCGACAACGCGCTCTACAACGCAAAAGACGAGGGCCGCAACCAAGCCTATTGGATGGACGGCGACGTCGCCTTTCCGGTCAAAGAGGAGGAAGAGGAAGAGGAGCCGTCCGAAGCCGATGCGGTCCCCGAGACAGCGGTTGA
Above is a genomic segment from Rosistilla ulvae containing:
- a CDS encoding GGDEF domain-containing protein, whose translation is MGIELVALIALSCGCSGLLCGWLLRDPGCSTPQPGRAADAEKNRTERDRLEKIAAQLRKVTTSVAAEVDAHQTKIQAVSDSLTDSEDSSDQDQVYDAVTSLIAANALMQQQLGEAQNQIRSQAQAIETAEELALTDGLTGLNNRRALDRQMKERHALGDTVANPTTFMLIDVDHFKNFNDLHGHLTGDEVLKHVGRLLTTSLSDVGFVARYGGEEFAVLFNDMKVAEIKDRADKVRETFGEQEFFVDDQCLQVTASAGLAQLEPGETIESWIERADNALYNAKDEGRNQAYWMDGDVAFPVKEEEEEEEPSEADAVPETAVDTDDETPDLSGPATDSLAPLNLPNFETLSENVGSGFRKLQVERIPFCLMAIRVQADAAEEVWKQATLSSIQASVRGIDADRIGFDGEQTFVVCLPSTDESIAKERAKLIRQNIDAASESAWHLQIATASATATETFEEALQRTVEKNTQVGQSEPATA